GCCCAGTTGGACTTTGGCTGCCGCGGCTTCTCCTCGATTGTCAGCGCCTGGCCAGTACCCTTTTCGAAGGAGACCACGCCGTAACGCTGCGGATCATCGACATGGTAGGCGAATACCGACGCACCGCTTTCGCGCGAAGCCGCGGTTCGGCAGAGCCGTGACAGACCCTCGCCGAAGTAGATATTGTCGCCAAGGATCATCGACACGCTGTCCATGCCGATGAAGTCGCGGCCGATGATGAACGCTTCCGCCAAGCCGTTGGGATGGGGCTGCTCCGCATAGGACAACTCGAGCCCGAACTCCGAACCGTCGCCAAGCAGATCATGGAAAACCGGCAAATCGCGCGGCGTTGAGATGATAAGAATCTCGCGGATCCCCGCCAGCATCAACACGCTCAGCGGATAGTAGATCATCGGCTTGTCGTATATCGGAAGGATTTGCTTGGATATCGCTAATGTTAACGGATAGAGCCGGGTCCCACTGCCTCCGGCAAGGATAATCCCTTTCAACAGGCTCTCCTTGGATCGTCGTGGCCCCAGCCCTGACACAAGCTGCTCGTTGCTTAGGTTTCGCGGAACGGCTTGTCAATCTTGGGCAGGAACAAAGGCCGGGATTACCCCTGGCGAGAACGGGACGGAGCAACCGTGCGAATGCAAGACAAAGCCGCAGATCCTCGAACCGCCGGATGGATAAAGCTG
The nucleotide sequence above comes from Mesorhizobium shangrilense. Encoded proteins:
- the rfbA gene encoding glucose-1-phosphate thymidylyltransferase RfbA translates to MKGIILAGGSGTRLYPLTLAISKQILPIYDKPMIYYPLSVLMLAGIREILIISTPRDLPVFHDLLGDGSEFGLELSYAEQPHPNGLAEAFIIGRDFIGMDSVSMILGDNIYFGEGLSRLCRTAASRESGASVFAYHVDDPQRYGVVSFEKGTGQALTIEEKPRQPKSNWAITGLYFYDNDVVNIAPTIRPSERGELEITAINNVYLERGQLQVHQLGRGYAWLDTGTHDSLHEASSFVRTIEHRQGIKVACPEEIAFEQGWLTADKVLQRADRLGKNDYAAYLRRRVIDLSEG